The Candidatus Hydrogenedens sp. genome has a segment encoding these proteins:
- the panB gene encoding 3-methyl-2-oxobutanoate hydroxymethyltransferase, whose product MSKNTVVHFLEQKKKNEKLVLLTAYDFLIAQLEEEAGVDGILVGDSLGMVVMGRENTLSVSMDIMLYHTSIVSRAVKNTLVIADMPFLSYQISPEEALRNAGRLVSEGGVHAVKLEGPVGKYGSAIEKIIKTGIPVMGHIGLTPQSVLELGGYKVQGRSEACRKRLKREAKELQDVGCFSIVLECIPMDLAKEITENLDIPTIGIGAGPDCDGQILVCYDILGWGKARFAKTYSDVRDEMKKAFESFVTEVKTKKYPEDKHSYT is encoded by the coding sequence ATGAGTAAAAATACAGTAGTTCATTTCTTAGAACAAAAGAAAAAAAATGAAAAGTTAGTCTTATTGACGGCGTATGATTTTTTAATTGCGCAGTTAGAAGAAGAGGCTGGGGTTGATGGTATTTTGGTTGGTGATTCTCTGGGTATGGTAGTTATGGGCAGAGAAAATACCCTGAGTGTCTCGATGGATATAATGCTATATCATACCTCTATTGTTTCCCGTGCTGTAAAAAATACTCTGGTTATTGCGGATATGCCATTTTTGTCGTACCAAATATCGCCAGAAGAAGCTTTGAGAAATGCAGGTAGGCTTGTCTCAGAAGGAGGGGTCCATGCAGTTAAATTAGAAGGACCTGTTGGAAAATATGGGTCTGCCATTGAAAAAATTATCAAGACAGGCATTCCAGTGATGGGACATATCGGATTAACACCTCAGTCTGTTCTTGAATTAGGTGGTTACAAAGTTCAAGGACGCTCTGAGGCATGTAGGAAACGGTTAAAGCGTGAAGCCAAAGAATTACAGGACGTAGGATGTTTTTCTATTGTTCTTGAATGTATTCCTATGGATTTGGCTAAGGAAATTACAGAAAATTTGGACATACCAACGATTGGAATTGGTGCTGGTCCTGACTGTGATGGTCAAATACTTGTGTGTTATGACATATTGGGCTGGGGAAAGGCACGATTTGCGAAAACCTATTCGGATGTGCGTGATGAAATGAAGAAGGCATTTGAGAGTTTTGTTACAGAGGTAAAAACGAAAAAGTATCCAGAAGACAAACATAGTTATACCTAA
- the folK gene encoding 2-amino-4-hydroxy-6-hydroxymethyldihydropteridine diphosphokinase: MIVYLSIGSNLGNRLDNIAEALKKLGTILNTKIKRASDIYETEPVGNVYQPIFLNIAVEIETELNPLELLREIKKIEYELGRTSQERWGPRVIDIDIIFYDDVCINDKQLVLPHAEFRKRRFVLQPLADLCGSKIDPITGKTIEELLLSPDVEGKVVRTNLMVTP, from the coding sequence ATGATAGTGTATTTAAGTATTGGTAGTAATTTAGGCAACCGGCTTGATAATATCGCCGAAGCCTTAAAAAAGTTAGGTACAATCTTAAATACGAAGATAAAAAGGGCTTCGGATATATATGAAACGGAGCCAGTAGGTAATGTATATCAACCTATATTTCTGAATATCGCTGTGGAGATTGAGACGGAGTTAAATCCGCTTGAACTCCTACGTGAAATTAAGAAAATTGAATATGAATTAGGAAGGACTTCCCAAGAACGATGGGGACCACGCGTAATTGATATTGACATTATTTTTTATGATGATGTATGTATCAATGATAAGCAATTGGTTCTTCCACATGCAGAGTTCCGTAAACGACGTTTCGTATTGCAACCTCTTGCAGATTTATGTGGCAGTAAAATTGACCCAATTACGGGTAAGACAATTGAAGAACTTTTGTTAAGCCCAGACGTCGAAGGTAAAGTGGTAAGAACAAACTTAATGGTAACTCCTTGA
- a CDS encoding alpha-L-fucosidase yields the protein MSKIYQTTFFYFIVTIFTITILSLTAIAQDYTKESKEQKDQRMKWWREARFGLFIHWGLYAIPAGKWGDKTHYGEWIRHEAQIPLPEYEKLLTQFNPVKFNAKEWVKMAKNAGMKYIVITSKHHDGFCLFDSKVTDWDVMSTPFKRDILKELSDACKEEGIKMCFYYSIMDWHHPDYLPRREWEKEQRPEGDANYDRYVEYMKAQLKELVNNYGPLGILWFDGEWENTWTFERGVDMYNYVRSLQPDIIINNRVDGSRSGMAGLSEGKSVGDYGTPEQEVPAKGLPGVDWETCMTMNKHWGYNEYDKFFKTTKTLVQLLVDIVSKGGNFLLNVGPMANGEFPPESVERLKEIGEWMKVNSESIYGTVASPFDKPSWGRYTQKKAENGNTILYAHVFQYEPKSKIKIPTDKKPLKVWLLKNPSETVKTTNKKGNLIVHLPQIEPDPNDTVIGLEFEGNL from the coding sequence ATGAGCAAAATCTATCAAACAACATTCTTTTATTTCATCGTAACTATATTTACAATTACAATACTCTCGTTAACAGCGATAGCACAAGATTACACAAAAGAATCCAAAGAACAAAAAGACCAGAGAATGAAATGGTGGAGAGAAGCACGGTTTGGCTTATTCATTCACTGGGGATTGTATGCCATACCCGCTGGAAAATGGGGAGACAAAACACATTATGGTGAATGGATTCGACATGAAGCACAAATTCCTTTACCCGAGTATGAAAAACTGCTTACTCAATTTAACCCTGTCAAATTCAATGCTAAGGAATGGGTGAAAATGGCAAAAAATGCAGGCATGAAATATATTGTTATTACCTCAAAACATCACGATGGTTTTTGTCTATTCGATTCCAAAGTAACTGATTGGGATGTTATGTCAACACCATTTAAAAGAGATATCTTAAAAGAATTATCTGATGCATGCAAAGAAGAAGGTATTAAAATGTGCTTTTATTACTCGATTATGGATTGGCACCATCCAGATTACCTTCCACGAAGAGAATGGGAAAAGGAACAACGACCAGAAGGAGATGCCAATTACGACCGTTATGTTGAATATATGAAAGCACAATTGAAAGAACTCGTAAATAATTACGGCCCTTTAGGTATTTTATGGTTTGACGGAGAATGGGAAAATACTTGGACATTTGAGAGAGGTGTAGATATGTACAACTATGTCCGTTCTTTACAGCCAGATATTATTATTAATAATCGTGTTGACGGAAGTCGTTCAGGTATGGCTGGCTTGTCCGAAGGTAAAAGTGTCGGGGACTACGGAACACCCGAACAGGAAGTACCTGCTAAAGGTTTACCTGGTGTAGACTGGGAAACATGCATGACTATGAATAAACATTGGGGCTACAACGAATATGATAAATTCTTTAAAACAACAAAAACATTAGTCCAATTATTAGTGGATATAGTTTCTAAAGGTGGAAATTTCCTATTGAATGTAGGTCCAATGGCAAATGGTGAATTTCCACCCGAATCGGTAGAAAGACTAAAAGAAATAGGAGAATGGATGAAAGTTAATAGTGAATCAATCTACGGTACTGTAGCGAGTCCATTTGACAAACCATCTTGGGGTAGATATACACAAAAAAAGGCAGAAAATGGTAATACTATCCTGTATGCTCATGTGTTTCAGTATGAACCTAAAAGTAAAATTAAAATTCCAACAGATAAAAAACCTCTCAAAGTATGGTTATTAAAGAACCCTTCCGAGACGGTTAAAACCACAAATAAGAAGGGAAATCTTATCGTTCATCTACCTCAAATAGAACCTGACCCCAATGATACAGTTATTGGATTAGAGTTTGAAGGAAACCTATAA
- the cysA gene encoding sulfate ABC transporter ATP-binding protein, with the protein MSIELIGVSKKFGSFVAVDNVSFSINRGELLALLGPSGSGKTTILRIIAGLERADSGNVILEGRDVTKEDPRDRGIGFVFQHYALFRHMTVFENVAFGLRVKPRRIRPNEPEIRKRVMDLLSLVQLDFLANHYPMQLSGGQRQRVALARALAIQPSILLLDEPFGSLDARVRKELRRWLRKLHDEIHVTSVFVTHDQEEALEVSDRVVIMNQGKIEQIGSPEEVYFSPKTPFVFQFLGDVNLFHARELSNGEIVFLPDESRGVEKRVFVRPNQISIALNLSKENPIPATVQYINTAGPMVKIELMDTKGNSLLAFISIDEYHQLNLKKNMDVFIGIKSHHTFEQTPNF; encoded by the coding sequence ATGAGTATTGAACTAATTGGCGTTTCGAAGAAATTTGGTTCTTTTGTGGCTGTAGATAATGTAAGTTTTTCCATAAATCGAGGCGAATTATTAGCATTATTAGGTCCCTCTGGTTCAGGTAAGACGACTATTTTGCGAATAATTGCGGGATTGGAGCGAGCAGATTCGGGAAATGTTATTTTAGAGGGCAGAGATGTTACAAAGGAAGACCCACGGGATAGAGGTATTGGTTTTGTATTTCAACATTATGCTCTTTTCCGACACATGACCGTATTTGAAAATGTGGCATTTGGATTGCGGGTAAAACCTCGTAGAATCAGACCTAATGAACCAGAAATACGAAAGAGGGTGATGGATTTGCTTTCGCTGGTACAGTTGGACTTTTTAGCCAATCACTATCCCATGCAACTTTCTGGTGGTCAAAGACAGAGAGTAGCATTGGCACGGGCTTTGGCAATTCAACCGTCTATTTTACTTTTGGATGAGCCTTTTGGTTCATTAGATGCCCGTGTGCGTAAGGAGTTGCGGAGATGGCTTCGAAAATTACATGATGAAATACATGTTACAAGTGTTTTTGTTACTCATGACCAGGAAGAAGCCCTTGAAGTTTCGGACCGTGTTGTGATTATGAATCAAGGCAAAATTGAACAGATAGGTTCACCTGAAGAGGTATATTTTTCTCCTAAAACGCCGTTTGTTTTTCAATTTTTAGGTGATGTTAATCTATTTCATGCTCGTGAGTTGAGCAATGGGGAAATTGTGTTTTTACCTGATGAATCAAGAGGAGTAGAGAAACGAGTTTTTGTGAGGCCTAATCAAATTTCTATAGCACTAAACCTATCCAAAGAGAATCCTATACCTGCGACAGTTCAATATATTAACACAGCGGGACCTATGGTAAAGATAGAACTAATGGATACAAAAGGGAATTCTTTATTAGCCTTTATTTCTATAGATGAGTATCATCAACTAAATCTCAAAAAGAATATGGATGTATTTATAGGTATAAAATCACATCATACCTTTGAGCAGACCCCCAATTTTTAA
- the cysW gene encoding sulfate ABC transporter permease subunit CysW, with the protein MKSRKVFIFCFRFLLTIIAFCFLLLFLVIPLFVVFYNAFSQGLFVYANNITRKETLESILLTIKILCIVLPVNTIFGIACGWYVTRYTFRGKKILLTFLDLPFTVSPVVAGTVFILLFSVNGLLGTFIERWDIQIIFAFPGMVLATLFVTFPFVARELIPIMEEQGQEMEEAGRMLGANTWQILLKITLPNIRWALFYGMVLCSARCVGEFGAVSVVSGHIRGKTITVPLEVEILYNEYNLVGAFCVASLLCIVGIISLIFRKWIEKRDPIYLYMKTHKYGD; encoded by the coding sequence ATGAAATCAAGGAAAGTGTTTATATTCTGTTTTCGTTTTTTGTTAACAATAATTGCGTTTTGTTTTCTACTTTTGTTTCTTGTTATTCCTTTATTTGTGGTTTTTTATAATGCGTTTAGTCAGGGGTTATTCGTTTATGCAAATAATATCACACGGAAGGAAACACTCGAATCTATATTATTAACTATAAAAATATTATGTATTGTTTTGCCTGTGAATACGATTTTTGGAATTGCCTGTGGATGGTATGTTACCAGATATACATTTAGAGGTAAAAAGATATTGCTTACCTTTTTAGATTTGCCTTTTACTGTGTCTCCTGTGGTTGCGGGCACTGTTTTTATTCTTTTATTTTCTGTAAACGGTTTGTTGGGCACGTTTATAGAGAGATGGGATATCCAGATAATATTTGCGTTTCCTGGGATGGTTCTTGCAACTTTGTTTGTTACATTTCCGTTTGTCGCAAGAGAACTAATACCTATAATGGAAGAGCAGGGGCAAGAAATGGAAGAAGCAGGAAGAATGTTAGGTGCAAATACATGGCAAATTCTATTAAAGATTACGTTGCCTAATATTCGGTGGGCTTTATTTTATGGGATGGTTTTATGTTCTGCCCGTTGTGTAGGAGAATTTGGGGCGGTATCTGTTGTTTCAGGACACATACGAGGTAAGACAATAACGGTTCCTCTTGAAGTTGAGATTTTGTATAACGAATATAACCTTGTGGGGGCTTTTTGTGTAGCGAGTTTGCTCTGTATAGTTGGTATTATCAGTTTAATTTTCCGTAAATGGATAGAGAAAAGAGACCCCATTTATCTATATATGAAAACTCACAAATATGGAGATTGA
- the cysT gene encoding sulfate ABC transporter permease subunit CysT: protein MEKIFKRKFILPGYGLSLGITWLYLSFIVLLPLSTLYIKVFSGSLNDFISAVFSVRAIRAYQISFGLSLLSACVNSIFGFLVAWVIVRYKLPFKGFWDALIDLPFALPTAVAGISLTWLYGPRGWIGSFLEAHGFKVVFTPIGIAIAMIFVSFPFAVRTIEPVLRDLDPEVEESARCLGASRWNIFLKIIFPTLLPSMLTGFTLSFARAMGEYGSVIFIAGNQPLKTEIAPLLIVMRLEEYDYYGSASIAVFLLTVSFILLLCLNFLQFWNKRYTGTF, encoded by the coding sequence ATGGAAAAGATATTTAAACGAAAATTTATTTTACCTGGATATGGGCTCTCATTGGGTATAACATGGTTGTATTTAAGTTTTATTGTTCTTCTTCCTTTATCTACACTGTATATAAAGGTATTTAGTGGTTCATTAAATGATTTTATTTCTGCAGTTTTTTCGGTTAGGGCAATAAGGGCGTATCAAATATCTTTTGGTTTGTCCTTATTATCTGCCTGTGTTAATTCTATATTTGGGTTTCTTGTTGCATGGGTAATAGTGCGATATAAACTACCGTTTAAGGGGTTTTGGGATGCGTTAATTGATTTGCCTTTTGCGTTGCCAACTGCAGTTGCAGGTATTTCACTGACATGGTTGTATGGACCACGAGGTTGGATAGGTTCATTTTTAGAGGCACATGGATTTAAGGTTGTTTTTACGCCTATTGGTATTGCTATTGCAATGATTTTTGTTAGTTTTCCATTTGCAGTGAGGACAATTGAGCCTGTATTACGAGATTTAGACCCTGAGGTTGAAGAATCAGCCCGTTGTTTAGGTGCTTCCCGCTGGAATATTTTTCTGAAAATTATATTTCCTACTCTTCTGCCTTCCATGTTAACAGGTTTTACATTAAGTTTTGCCCGAGCAATGGGTGAGTATGGTTCGGTTATTTTTATTGCAGGGAATCAGCCATTAAAAACAGAAATAGCTCCATTACTGATAGTAATGCGGTTAGAGGAATATGATTATTATGGTTCTGCATCTATAGCGGTATTTCTTTTAACTGTATCATTTATATTGCTTTTATGTTTGAATTTTCTTCAATTCTGGAATAAACGTTATACAGGTACTTTTTAG
- a CDS encoding sulfate ABC transporter substrate-binding protein, producing the protein MKTYLLLLFVLFFCLFTCFAETINLTNVSYDPTRELYKDINKIFIEKWSREHGDIINIQMSHGGSGKQARSVMEGLEADVVTLALAYDIDMISKIRGFLPQDWQKRLPNNSCPYTSTIVFLVRKGNPKNIRSWEDLIRPDVQVITSNPKTSGGARWCYLACWGYAYRRGGLEKAREFVKRVYKNVPVLDTGARGSTNTFLQGIGDVLLSWENEAFLAIKETQNSLELISPGESILAEPPVAVVDKYAEKHKTKDVARAYLEFLYSDEAQNIIVKHYYRCSNSTIFDKYKDQFPEVKLFRLEELYPGGWDEAHKIHFSDGGIFDQIMLERK; encoded by the coding sequence ATGAAAACATATTTATTACTGTTATTTGTATTATTTTTCTGTTTATTTACTTGTTTTGCAGAGACTATAAATTTGACGAATGTTTCATACGACCCGACCCGAGAATTGTATAAAGATATTAATAAAATATTTATTGAAAAATGGAGTAGAGAACATGGAGATATTATTAATATCCAGATGTCACATGGAGGTTCGGGGAAACAAGCAAGGTCAGTAATGGAAGGCTTAGAAGCGGATGTAGTAACGTTAGCGTTGGCTTATGACATTGATATGATTTCAAAAATAAGAGGTTTTTTGCCTCAGGATTGGCAAAAACGATTACCGAATAATAGTTGTCCTTATACTTCGACAATTGTGTTTCTTGTTCGAAAAGGGAATCCTAAGAATATTAGGAGTTGGGAAGATTTAATCCGTCCTGATGTTCAGGTTATAACCTCCAATCCTAAAACTTCAGGTGGTGCACGTTGGTGTTATTTAGCATGTTGGGGGTATGCATATCGGAGAGGTGGTTTAGAAAAAGCACGTGAATTTGTTAAGAGGGTATATAAGAATGTTCCTGTATTAGATACAGGTGCAAGAGGTTCTACAAATACGTTTCTTCAAGGGATAGGAGATGTTCTTTTAAGTTGGGAGAATGAGGCTTTTCTTGCTATAAAGGAGACACAAAATAGCCTTGAACTTATCTCGCCTGGTGAGAGTATATTAGCGGAACCCCCTGTTGCTGTGGTTGATAAATATGCAGAAAAACATAAAACGAAAGATGTTGCTCGTGCATACCTTGAATTTCTTTATTCTGATGAGGCTCAAAATATAATTGTTAAACATTACTACCGTTGTAGCAATTCCACGATATTTGATAAGTATAAAGACCAGTTTCCTGAGGTTAAATTATTTCGACTTGAAGAGTTATATCCTGGAGGCTGGGACGAGGCTCATAAGATTCATTTTTCAGATGGGGGTATTTTTGACCAGATTATGTTAGAAAGAAAGTAA